From Camelus dromedarius isolate mCamDro1 chromosome 12, mCamDro1.pat, whole genome shotgun sequence, the proteins below share one genomic window:
- the LOC105097924 gene encoding olfactory receptor 52N4 encodes MLNQTDLTPASFILNGIPGLEDMHMWMSLPFCSMYAVAVVGNCGLLYLIRYEDSLHRSRYYFLAMLSLTDLVMCSSTIPKALCIFWFHLKEISFEECLFQMFFIYTFTGMESGVLMLMALDRYVAICYPLRYSTILTNPVIAKAGLATFLRGVLLVIPLTFIIKQLPYCRGNIIHHIYCDHLSVAKLSCGNIKINVIYGLMVALLVGGFDILCITISYTMILWAVVSLFSAEAWRKAFSTCTAHICAIVFSYSPAFFCFFSHRFGGHLIPPSCHIIVANIYLLLPPTMNPIVHGVKTKQIQDCVIKIFSGSKDTKSHSI; translated from the coding sequence ATGCTGAACCAAACAGACCTGACACCAGCTTCATTCATTCTTAATGGGATCCCAGGGCTGGAGGACATGCACATGTGGATGTCCCTCCCATTCTGCTCCATGTATGCTGTGGCTGTGGTAGGGAACTGTGGACTCCTCTACCTCATTCGCTATGAGGATTCCTTGCACAGGTCCAGGTACTACTTCTTGGCCATGCTTTCTCTCACTGACCTTGTCATGTGCTCTAGTACAATCCCTAAAGCTCTCTGCATCTTCTGGTTTCACCTCAAGGAAATCAGCTTTGAAGAATGCCTGTTCCAGATGTTCTTCATCTATACCTTCACAGGCATGGAATCTGGAGTACTCATGCTTATGGCCTTGGACCGCTATGTGGCTATCTGTTATCCTCTGCGCTACTCAACTATCCTCACCAATCCTGTCATTGCAAAGGCTGGGCTTGCCACTTTCTTGAGAGGTGTGTTGCTTGTCATTCCCTTGACTTTCATTATTAAGCAACTACCTTATTGTAGAGGCAATATAATACACCATATCTACTGCGACCATTTGTCTGTAGCCAAGTTGTCCTGTGGAAATATCAAGATCAATGTTATCTATGGTCTGATGGTTGCCCTTCTGGTTGGGGGCTTTGACATCTTGTGCATCACAATCTCCTACACCATGATCCTCTGGGCAGTGGTCAGCCTCTTCTCAGCAGAAGCTTGGCGGAAGGCCTTCAGCACCTGCACTGCCCACATTTGTGCCATAGTTTTCTCCTATAGCCCAgccttcttctgtttcttttcccacCGCTTTGGGGGTCACTTGATTCCTCCATCTTGCCACATCATTGTGGCCAATATTTATCTGCTCCTGCCTCCCACTATGAACCCCATTGTCCATGGGGTGAAAACCAAGCAGATACAAGATTGTGTCATAAAGATCTTTTCAGGTTCTAAGGATACTAAATCCCATAGTATATGA
- the LOC105097999 gene encoding olfactory receptor 52N1: protein MSFLNGTSLTPATFILNGIPGLEEVHMWISFPLCTMYSIAITGNFGLMYLIYSEEALHRPMYIFLALLSFTDVLMCTSTLPSTLCILWFNLKEIDFKACLAQMFFVHAFTGMESGVLMLMAICCPLRYAALLTNSVIAKAGLLTFLRGVVLVIPFTFLTRRLPYCRGNVIQHTYCDHMSVAKIPCGNVKVNAVYGLMVALLIGGFDILCITVSYTMILRAVVSLSSVDARQKAFSTCTAHICAIVITYVPAFFTFFTHRFGGHSIPPHIHIIMANLYLLMPPTMNPIVYGVKTKQIQESVTRFLLKGKDSSSQTFT from the coding sequence ATGTCATTTCTGAATGGCACTAGCCTAACTCCGGCCACGTTCATCCTCAATGGCATCCCTGGGCTGGAAGAAGTGCATATGTGGATCTCCTTCCCTCTGTGCACTATGTACAGCATTGCCATCACAGGGAACTTTGGCCTTATGTACCTCATCTACTCTGAAGAGGCCTTGCACAGACCAATGTACATCTTCCTAGCCCTTCTTTCCTTCACAGACGTGCTCATGTGCACCAGCACTCTCCCCAGCACCCTCTGCATTTTGTGGTTCAACCTCAAGGAGATTGATTTTAAGGCCTGCCTGGCCCAGATGTTCTTTGTGCACGCTTTCACAGGGATGGAGTCTGGGGTGCTCATGCTCATGGCCATCTGCTGCCCTCTGCGCTATGCTGCTCTCCTCACCAATTCAGTCATTGCCAAGGCCGGGCTCCTCACGTTTCTTAGAGGTGTAGTGCTTGTTATCCCTTTCACTTTCCTTACCAGGCGCCTGCCATACTGCAGGGGCAATGTCATACAGCACACCTACTGTGACCACATGTCTGTCGCCAAGATACCTTGTGGCAATGTTAAGGTCAACGCTGTTTATGGTCTAATGGTTGCCCTCCTGATTGGGGGTTTTGACATCTTGTGCATCACAGTCTCTTACACCATGATTCTTCGAGCGGTTGTGAGTCTGTCATCAGTGGATGCTCGGCAGAAGGCCTTCAGCACCTGCACTGCCCACATCTGTGCCATTGTCATCACCTATGTTCCAGCCTTCTTCACCTTCTTTACACACCGTTTTGGGGGACACTCCATTCctccacacatacacattatTATGGCTAATCTCTATCTACTTATGCCTCCCACCATGAATCCTATTGTGTATGGGGTAAAAACCAAGCAGATACAAGAAAGTGTCACTAGGTTCTTGCTTAAGGGAAAGGACAGTTCTTCTCAAACATTTACATAG
- the LOC105098001 gene encoding putative olfactory receptor 56B2 has product MLVMLQDLRDSNSSKFQVSEFILMGFPGIHSWQHWLSLPLALLYLLALSANILILIIIYQEATLHQPMYHFLGILAVVDMGLTTTIMPKILAILWFSAKAISLPECFVQMYVIHCFVGMESGIFVCMAIDRYVAICRPLHYPSIITESFVVKSTVFMALRNSLSTTLVPVLAAQRHYCSQNQIEHCLCSNLGVTSLSCDDRTINSIYQLVLAWTLMGSDLGVIVLSYALILHSVLKLNSAEAASKALSTCTSHLILILFFYTVIIVISITHAAAMTVPLVPVLLNVLHNVIPPALNPMVYALKNKELRQGFYKVLKLNIKDNNA; this is encoded by the exons ATGTTAGT GATGCTCCAGGATCTCAGAGATTCCAACAGCTCAAAGTTTCAAGTCTCTGAGTTTATCTTGATGGGGTTCCCAGGCATTCACAGCTGGCAACACTggctctccctgcccctggctctGCTCTACCTTTTAGCTCTCAGCGCCAACATCCTTATCCTGATCATCATCTATCAGGAGGCAACACTGCACCAGCCTATGTACCATTTCCTAGGCATCCTAGCTGTGGTAGACATGGGCCTCACTACAACCATCATGCCCAAGATACTAGCCATCTTATGGTTCAGTGCTAAGGCCATCAGTCTCCCTGAGTGCTTTGTGCAGATGTATGTCATACATTGTTTTGTGGGCATGGAGTCAGGCATCTTTGTCTGCATGGCTATAGATAGATATGTAGCCATTTGTCGACCACTACATTATCCATCAATAATCACTGAATCTTTTGTGGTCAAATCAACTGTGTTCATGGCACTCAGAAACAGCTTGTCTACCACCCTGGTGCCTGTGCTGGCTGCTCAGAGACACTACTGCTCCCAGAACCAAATTGAGCACTGTCTGTGCTCTAATCTTGGAGTCACTAGCCTATCCTGTGATGATCGGACAATTAACAGCATCTACCAGCTAGTTCTGGCCTGGACACTCATGGGAAGTGACTTGGGTGTCATCGTTTTATCATATGCTTTGATACTTCACTCTGTGCTGAAGCTGAACTCAGCAGAAGCTGCATCAAAAGCTCTAAGTACCTGCACTTCCCACCTCATCCTAATCCTTTTCTTCTACACAGTCATCATTGTCATTTCCATCACCCACGCTGCAGCAATGACTGTTCCACTTGTTCCAGTTCTACTCAATGTACTGCATAATGTCATTCCTCCTGCTCTCAACCCCATGGTCTATGCCCTCAAGAACAAGGAGCTCAGACAGGGCTTCTATAAGGTTCTTAAGCTAAATATCAAGGACAACAATGCATAG
- the LOC105098000 gene encoding olfactory receptor 52N5, whose amino-acid sequence MLVSNNSYMTPKSFILNGIPGLERAHIWIFLPLCTMYIISLVGNLGLVYLIHHEESLHRPMYFFLAILSLIDLFTCTTTLLNALCIFWFNLKEINFNACLAQMFFVDGFTGVESGVLMLMALDRYVAICYPLRYATILTNPIIAKAGLATFLRGVLLMIPSPFLVKRLPFCQSNIVSHTYCDHMSVVKLSCASIKVNVIYGLMVALLIGVFDICCISVSYTMILRAVVSLSSADARQKAFSTCTAHISAIIITYVPAFFTFFSHRFGGHTIPTSLHIIVANLYLLLPPTLNPIVYGVKTKQIRDNVIKLFQGEKGASIQDN is encoded by the coding sequence ATGCTGGTTTCCAACAATTCATATATGACCCCCAAATCTTTTATTCTTAATGGAATTCCTGGTCTGGAAAGAGCACATATATGGATCTTTCTCCCACTCTGCACAATGTACATCATCTCCCTCGTGGGAAACCTTGGCCTTGTGTACCTCATTCATCATGAGGAGTCCTTACATCGTCCAATGTACTTTTTTCTGGCAATACTTTCCCTCATTGACCTCTTTACCTGCACCACTACTCTACTCAATGCCCTCTGCATCTTCTGGTTCAATCTCAAGGAAATTAATTTCAATGCTTGCTTAGCCCAGATGTTCTTTGTCGATGGGTTCACAGGTGTGGAGTCTGGTGTGCTCATGCTTATGGCCCTGGACCGCTATGTGGCCATTTGCTATCCATTACGTTATGCTACCATACTCACTAACCCTATCATTGCCAAAGCTGGGCTTGCCACTTTCCTGAGGGGTGTGTTGCTGATGATTCCTTCTCCATTTTTGGTCAAGCGTTTGCCCTTCTGCCAAAGCAATATTGTCTCCCATACATATTGTGACCACATGTCAGTGGTGAAGTTATCTTGTGCCAGTATCAAGGTCAATGTCATCTATGGTCTGATGGTTGCCCTCCTGATTGGAGTGTTTGACATCTGCTGTATATCTGTGTCTTACACTATGATCCTCCGGGCAGTGGTTAGCCTCTCATCAGCAGATGCTCGGCAGAAGGCCTTCAGCACCTGCACTGCCCATATATCTGCCATCATTATCACCTATGTTCCAgcattctttactttcttttcacaTCGTTTCGGAGGACACACCATTCCCACTTCTCTTCACATCATTGTGGCTAATCTTTATCTGCTTCTTCCCCCAACTCTGAATCCCATTGTTTATGGAGTAAAGACAAAACAGATTCGAGACAATGTCATAAAGCTCTTCCAGGGTGAGAAAGGTGCAAGTATTCAGGACAACTGA
- the LOC105097996 gene encoding olfactory receptor 52N2, with protein sequence MSGANISSLNPEFFILNGVPGLEAAHIWISLPFSFTYIIVIVGNCGLIYLISQEEALHRPMYYFLALLSFTDVTLCTTTVPNMLCIFWFSLKEIDFNACLAQMFFVHMLTGMESGVLMLMVLDRYVAICYPLRYATILTSPVIAKAGLATFLRGAILIIPFTFLTKRLPYCRGNLIPHTYCDHMSVAKVSCGNFKVNAIYGLLAALLIGGFDIFCISVSYTMILRAVVSLSSADARHKAFSTCTSHICAIVITYVPALFTIFTHRFREKNIPDHVHIIIANLYLMLPPTLNPIVYGVKTKQIWEGVIKLFFKEKDVFAMKQINALIFKSKENQGMF encoded by the coding sequence ATGTCCGGGGCCAATATCTCCAGCCTGAACCCAGAATTCTTTATCTTGAATGGTGTTCCTGGGCTGGAAGCTGCACACATCTGGATCTCCCTGCCATTCTCCTTCACGTACATCATTGTTATTGTGGGGAACTGTGGGCTCATCTACCTTATCAGCCAGGAGGAGGCCCTGCACCGGCCCATGTACTACTTTCTGGCCCTGCTCTCCTTCACAGATGTCACCCTGTGCACCACCACTGTACCCAATATGCTGTGCATATTCTGGTTCAGCCTCAAGGAGATTGACTTCAATGCCTGCCTGGCTCAGATGTTTTTTGTCCACATGTTGACTGGGATGGAGTCAGGGGTGCTCATGCTCATGGTCCTggaccgctacgtggccatctgctACCCCTTACGCTATGCCACCATCCTCACCAGCCCTGTCATTGCCAAAGCTGGTCTTGCCACTTTCCTGAGGGGTGCGATACTCATCATCCCATTCACGTTCCTTACCAAGCGTCTGCCCTACTGTCGAGGCAACCTCATTCCCCACACCTACTGTGACCACATGTCTGTGGCCAAAGTGTCCTGTGGCAATTTCAAGGTCAATGCTATCTATGGTCTCTTGGCAGCCCTCCTGATTGGAGGCTTTGatatcttttgtatttctgtgtcttATACTATGATCCTGCGGGCAGTGGTGAGCCTGTCATCTGCAGATGCTCGTCACAAAGCCTTCAGCACCTGTACTTCTCACATATGTGCTATTGTTATCACGTATGTTCCAGCCTTATTCACCATTTTTACTCAccgttttagggaaaaaaacattcCCGACCATGTCCATATCATTATTGCTAACCTCTATTTGATGTTACCTCCTACCCTGAATCCAATTGTTTATGGAGTCAAGACTAAGCAGATCTGGGAAGGAGTcatcaagttattttttaaagaaaaagatgtctTTGCTATGAAACAGATTAATGcattaatatttaaaagcaagGAAAACCAAGGAATGTTTTAG